Below is a window of Geomonas oryzisoli DNA.
GAGCTGCGGGAAAATCCGGGGATACTTCTCGAAGGCTGTCGACAGCGCCAGGCCTCCCTTGATGTCCTCCCTGACCGCGTTAAGAACCTCGGTGAGCTTCCCGGTCCCGGATTCCAGAACCGTGTCCAGCGCCTGGATGATGGGAAGGCCCGCCTTCAGGAGCACCAGCAGTTCCTGGTTGAAGAGCAGGAGGTCCTTGTTGCCGATCTTCTTGCGGCCGATGCCGGAGTCCAGCAGGAACTGGAACGGCTTCTTGCGCACCTCGAAAACCACATATCCCTGTTCCTCCAGACTCTGACGCAGCAGAGCCTCACTGACAGAATCGAGTTCCTTGGTAAGGATTCGGCCGTCGGAGGACCCTATTTTACAGGTATAAACAGGCATAAGAACTTATGAGTACCACAAATGTGAGAGAATTAAAACATCAAAAGGGGACCGGATTCTGTCTACAACAGCGTTAGGCCTGCATCATGCCAAGGACCCACACCACGAAGAACAGCAGCACCCCCGCCCCCCACCTCAGGGCCGCCTTGCCCTCGAAATGGTCCCGCGCCGGAAAGGCACGCAGGATGAAGAATATGGTGCAGATGACGAAGCCCCAGACCCCGGCCACGCAGACTATCGACCACAGCGTCGAGGCCATTATCCCCTCCCCTTCGGGAGCACCGCACGCAGCAGCGACCCCAGCTTGAGCTTCCAGACCATGAGTACAGCCTCGCGCACGATCTTCTTGGACATCTTGGAGGTTCCGGCGTGGCGGTCTATGAAGATGATGGGGACCTCGCTGATGCGGAACCCTTTTTCCTTGAGGCGGTAGTTCATCTCAATCTGGAAGGAGTAGCCGTCCGAGCGGATGCTGGAGAGGTCGATCGCCTTGAGCGCCTCGGCGCGGAAGCATTTGAACCCGCTGGTGCAGTCGGAGATGGTGAGGCCGGTGATGACGCGGGTGTAGACGCTGGCAAAGTAGCTCAGCATGAGCCGGCGCAGCGGCCAGTTCACCACGCTGACGCCGTTCAGGTAGCGCGAGCCGATCACGAGGTCGGCCTGCCGGGTCTCCTCGAAGAAGTACGGGATCATAGCCGGGTCGTGGGAAAAATCGGCATCCATCTGCACCACCAGGTCGGCACCCATGGCAAGCGCCTTGGCGAACCCTTCACGGTAGGCGGAGCCGAGCCCGAGTTTGCCGCTGCGGTGCAGCACGGAGACCCGCCCCGTATCGGCAGCGAGGGCTTCCGCAAGGTCGCCGGTGCCGTCAGGTGAGTTATCGTCCACCACCAAGAGCTCGAGAGCGGGGCTTAGGGCCAGGACCTGCCTGACCAGTTTTTCCAGGTTGTCTCTTTCGTTGTAGGTGGGGATCACCACGATAGGCTTGATGGGTTTCAAGGGGGGCTCGCTTTCCATGTTCATTTAACGGCTAAAACCGCAAAATCAGGGGCCGGTTGGGGAGTTGACGTCCCCAAACGGAACATCGGAGAGGATAAACGATTTTGATCTGGCAAGTCAAGCTAAAGGGATCGCGGCAAAAGCGGGATGGGCGGCAATCGGCGCAACGCCTCACCCTGCCGGGGGGAGGACAACGAGAAAAAGGAAAGGCCGCCTGATGTGGCGGCCTTTCCTTTTGATGGCGGGGTTGACGGGGCTCGAACCCGCGACTTCCAGCGTGACAGGCTGGCACTCTAACCGACTGAGCTACAACCCCAACTTGTGAACCCGTTGGCGGCGGTTCGAGGTTCAGCGTTTGAACCTGAAGCCGGCAACGTGTTAGTTGGTAACGTTGAACGTAGAACGTTGAACGGTTTTTCTAGTGGTGGGTGAAGAGGGGATCGAACCCCCGACATCCAGCTTGTAAGGCTGGCGCTCTCCCAGCTGAGCTATTCACCCAAATTTTATATGGCGGGGTTGACGGGGCTCGAACCCGCGACTTCCAGCGTGACAGGCTGGCACTCTAACCGACTGAGCTACAACCCCGCATCTACTACATCCCGAAACCGGGACTTTGTTACTTATTAAGCGTTGATCAGTTCCTTCAGGGTGTTGCCCGGCTTGAATTTCGGAGCGGTGGAAGCCGCGATCTCGATCTTCTTACCGGTCTGCGGGTTCTGACCGGTGCGGGCGGCGCGCTCGGCGACGCTGAAGGTGCCGAAGCCGACCAGGGTTACCTTGTCGCCAGCGGCAAGACAGTTGGTGAGTGCGTCAAGAATTCCAGTCAGTGCCTTGTCTGCATCAACCTTGGTCAACTGTGCTTCTTCAGCAATGGCGCTTACCAGTTCTGCCTTGTTCATTAGCTCCTCCTAGGGGTGCATCGCAAAGTGAAATGAGTATATACCAGAGGCTCGTTCCGACTGTCAACCCTTTTTCTAATTTTTTTTCTAGTGCGGCACCACGGTGCTGTCACCGGCCGCCTGAGCTGCATCCGCATACAGAGCGGCTGCGGGGAGACCTACCGGCGCCAGCAGAGCGTGACCGAGCACCTCGTCCATGTGCGCCACCGGGTATACGGCAAGCCCGGCCAGGATCTCTTTCGGCACCTCGGCCAGGTCCTTCTCGTTCTCCTTGGGGATCAAAACGGTGCGGATGCCGCCCCGCCCTGCCGCCAGAAGTTTCTCCTTCAGCCCCCCT
It encodes the following:
- a CDS encoding polyprenol monophosphomannose synthase, producing MESEPPLKPIKPIVVIPTYNERDNLEKLVRQVLALSPALELLVVDDNSPDGTGDLAEALAADTGRVSVLHRSGKLGLGSAYREGFAKALAMGADLVVQMDADFSHDPAMIPYFFEETRQADLVIGSRYLNGVSVVNWPLRRLMLSYFASVYTRVITGLTISDCTSGFKCFRAEALKAIDLSSIRSDGYSFQIEMNYRLKEKGFRISEVPIIFIDRHAGTSKMSKKIVREAVLMVWKLKLGSLLRAVLPKGRG
- a CDS encoding HU family DNA-binding protein, encoding MNKAELVSAIAEEAQLTKVDADKALTGILDALTNCLAAGDKVTLVGFGTFSVAERAARTGQNPQTGKKIEIAASTAPKFKPGNTLKELINA